In Miscanthus floridulus cultivar M001 chromosome 19, ASM1932011v1, whole genome shotgun sequence, the DNA window tcgggacgagatttttataaggggggagggctataacaccccggtgttatgccagcatttaggcactgcaaatcatgcatattatgcatcatcaagcatcctaatcatacgtacctaatcatgtaaataataactgaaaccctgcttTGAAACATACAAAACATGCTTGTGAAACGTAattgttgcatacacttgtttagggttgtttttgccctaattatgcttgctaggttagtagaacttgtttggcaatgattgtaaatcatctagagtTATTTAGCAcattttttggagcaaagtttgtattcaaattgttgccaaattttgctttaaaaataattctccaaaattagggttttgagttaaaattgactttaattttataattcaaaatctatcaaaaaTTGGACTTTgttcataaaagcaaagttgtagagaattaaattctaagcaactttcatttttggtacattttcaaaagatgtcattttcttgctcaaaataatatttgaaagctggtatttgaaaatttcttgaaaatataatttgaaaaaggtttttctcctttcacgggccgccgcctcgtttctcgacccacggccgaagccggcccagcgaacctcccgcgcccgcgccaacccacctcgcctcggcccagcccagccccgcgCGCATCTGGCCTGCCGACCACGCTGCGCCGCGCCGTTCGCCCGTGCCGCGTCCCGACCGCGTCAGAACACGACCGGCCGCGCGGCAGCCACAGCCTGCGTCTGGTCCCATGCGCCCGCCTATAGCTACCGAGCAGCGCTGCGCTCTCCACTCCGCTCGCCTCCCCACTCAGCCAGCCGCAATAGCTCAGCTCCCACGCGCAGCAAGctcgccaccgagcgccaccgCAGCCCCGCCGGGCGAATTTGCCACCGGTGCTCCACCACGGCCAGCAATCCAGCACACCCAGCTCCGCCTCACTCCCCGGCACCTGGTGCTCGCGGTTGTGACGCCTTTGAGCCAAGGTAGAGCCATTTTGCAAGCTTCgctgccgtcggccatggcgccgctgtgcTCGGCTGCCGTGGAACTCATccttcctcccctcctccacccttcCTAGCTGCCTGCTCAAGTTCGGCACTAGCTTGCGAACCCCGTGCGCTTGCCCGCTTGCCCTGAACCGGCCGACAATGGCCGTCGACCCGCTGGCAGAGCCGCGCCGCCGTGGCGTCTCGACGCCGACGTGGCTTCCTTGCCTCGGTCGAGCTGGGCCAAGTGGAcgtgggccgaagcccctgcCAGGCCACCGCACTCCCCTTCGCTCGGTCTGAGCGGGccaagtgtggccgtgggccagatggttcccacgggccggcccagtagcaataggaagttttcattttcagtttttctttattatttgaaaagagaaatgatttggaaaatgtttggatactcaaatttgctccaaatctgttgaaataaattttgctaggtcccttgccaccagatctacatgagaaaattattgcatatcatttttgagatacttttctatagaactttatttaatccttgatattgctgataacttgaaaaatgtgtagaaaaacctataggcttcagaaaaatatgatttccaagtttattaatcttattatgtaatgtacttcctaggaaaaatatgtgtcatgcatatgctgtagaaaaagtatgaggtgtagttcaagtgcctttaatggctgatttttgttatttttgctagagagcaaaatttgtataaaacatgcatgtgataatttttgcaCAGTGATTATtcgctgtgtagaacataggaaaaatatttcctctattgtttgacacttttcacagtacaaagtattttcatgttcataatcatgccatagcttgttattttgtgtaggctaatccactcattcaaataccatgaaaatctgatggtagactacttagggtagtactgtgctatgataattttctaagatttttctaagcaataaaaatagatgttactattcaaacctattattaattagggtttaatcaagtgttgctttatgtgtgattaagaaattagtgaagctttggtgtatctttgaagcatttaataagatgtgttgacttagtatATTAGTAGGAGAAGAGAatgtagtagatgacatgtgcttgtagtatatgttcttggatgatgttgactaccttgcattcaagcatatccattgtattcatctcatccgatgcaccgcttgcataagcacttacgcacattgcatcatacaggatcgcaaaccgagaaccagTCGtcgtacccgaggagcccgaggagcagctcgaggtgcagccgcaggaagtgcccgagccgacgaggaggacgttgaggaacttttagagtgccccgatcaccgcccgagctccttcgagagaggcaagccccggagcatgttctcccggtttgcaattattaattcaatgctttactttaattgatgcattacgttcaggagttgtttgcagccgttgctgcattataccttgtctacctttgttatacgatatccttgttaccctggtatccgcagtcgagtcaatgcttagctggcttagaccggtagaagtcgggtgatttcctgtcacctgcgagctataggtggttacctggatctgcttggatgactatgaagtcatggtataactatgtgttaaatgaagttgagaccggacggagacttatagagttttgagctgtagtgctttccgtctgtgtcgattaaggaccgaccattgttgagcctcgagtcatgttgaacgcatgccttacatttagctggccagataaagtaccttccgaccgtgaagctgggagattattcgggccgagtagattgcctgtagcgcactgtaccggagcaggtgtggtaggacacgggggcgagatgataagaccaaagtgcagtcggtcggcccctgggtacatgtggtttctggcaaactcgagattcctggatagttgactcggtgatcaatatctcactttagcgggtgagtgaggtttgtgtaaggaataaatcaccagctggttaggaatcgattcaaatcgccatcgctcctggatagtgagcacttgacttgagtgacttcatcgtagtaatgttaatggaacacttggacagttataatgaatatgacaatatggaagttgttaatgatcattggttatcattattggcttaatcacatgtttgctctagtataggtgtaaatctagtcgacaggttaataacaattaacttgaccataatgcttttggaaaggttcttgaaatgctaaaaatacttatttttgcaaatgagtcagctaccctactataaagccttcataatccttggtgttacttattttcggttatgtcgggtaagtctagctaagtaccttctcgtactcagggttttatttccacttgttgtagatgggcagatgtattacggctactgtatcaactgcctttatcttgcgatgggtgatgcttaggaccatgggcatggtcattccttacgtctcgtctgatgcttttgttggagatgatcattagctggcactgtatttgaactccgtgtgagtgtgtgtggtttgaacaaatggcttccgctacttttatttgaactcgttttgtaataactatgtttaaactctgatgtatctgagatgcaaacttttatgtaatatgtgatggtgaccgctaaacttattacgatcttggctggaatggaagttggtttgaaatccttcgtgatttcacggactaccgggttatacgggcttaagtttgttaaaTCGTCTGctttggcggatgattttcttacttaatttcgtataattggtcggttctgttacaccaaATAAGGTGTGTGTGTGAGGAGGCTCTCCCCCTCCTCTTATACAAGTGTTCAAGGCGGTTTCAGCGAATATTCTCCGGAGATCCCATGCAAAACCGCCTTGTGGAGCATTTATTGCACCACCTAAGGAAGATGGGCCCGAGCCACGTCACCTCGGGTGCGGACGCACCCTGGGTGCCGACGCACCCTGGCTCGCTCGCCTGGGCCACCGCCTTTGCCAGGTGGGCTGGTGGATGGGCCTGGACCCCTTCCTCGGTGGTTTGACACCCAAATTGTCTGGGTAAGTGGGCCTTTTTCTTGTTCCTTTTCACATTTCTGAATTACGTTTCTCTAGATTGCGCCTTTGGAATGATTTCCCATTGTATTCGTGTATAGGCCTGCAAAGCATTGATCTTCCAAATACACGTGGAATTTTGTTAGTGGCAAACACATATGTGTTATAAGGCCCTCCACAATGTATGGCTTGAGTGCTGcctaaagaagagagagaagaatctGGCACCGCTCTCCCCGTTGCAGCGAGCGAAGCCAACTCTCAGCGACGCCAAGAAAACTGGGAGCGGAGAACGTACCTGCGTCGCTGCTTGAAACATAAAAAACTATTTTTTTCTGGCTCACCGCGTCATCCAAGCCGGTATAAATGTTGCTGTGACTGTGCAGACGGAGGGAAAAGTTGCATTACTTTATTCACGTGGATACCAGTACAGCTAGGGTGGACCGTTGCCATGTTTTCGCACACACTGCAGGCCAGGAAGAGTGGTGCCCGAATTCACCCTGTGTCAGATAGGAACAGTAGTAGGCAACACCCACATTGTGGACGGCCTAAGTCTgcttatttctccccctttttgaatCTTAATCGGCGATCGGATTTGGTCGTCAAGGACCGTCAATAGTCACATCAATGCGCACAAAGTATTGGACAATGTCATGCTCAACAAAATTTCAATCGATTTCACTAAAATTTTAAGGTTTGAACGAAAGCTTTTAAATTCTAAGATCGAGTTTTTGATAGAATTAACAGGTAGTTATGATAATTTCGTTATTATTAGATTATATTAGATGGATTGGACATAAGAGCAATTAGATTGAATTGGATTGGACATTAAACATTTTTTAGACTAGGTTTGAACTTGGATTTTTTCCCTTGGATTTCAGTTCGATTTATCCATACGGATCTAGATGCTAATCTATTGCCACCTCGCTGCAGCACGTCGGCGTCCACCTCGCTGGGCCGCCGCAGcttcaaaagaaaaagaaaagcaaaTAGGCACACACAAGGTCCAAGATTTGTGGAATACTGAGAGCAAAAAAACTAAATCATACTGTGATCATTGCTCATTTCACGATGAAGAAGGGCAAAAAAGATCTTTTAACCCTTCGCTTAACACGATTAGAGTTGAAACTTGACCATAGTGTCATATTAGACATGAAAGATAGAGattgtcaaataaggaatttttCATTTTGCAGGACCAAACAAGGGTTCATTTCCGTAGTGTCAAAATAATTCTCTCCACTATGAGAAAAATATTCACGGAGGAAAAGATAAAAAGGAAGCATTGTTTATGGTCCATAACAGTAGTATGATGTGGCTAGCGTCTGGACGTCCGGATGGACGTGTGCGTAGCCCGCCCCCGTCCGCTACACCGCGCCCTGCCCCGTCACAGCGCCCGCTACTCCTTTCCCCtgacctcctcctctctctctgcgTGGGTGGACCTGGCAACCGGGATGAACGGCTGAGGACAAGCATGCCCCGTCCGCATGCCCCTAGCGCGCCCCATACGTGCCTCGGCGCGCCGTACGCCCCGTCTGCCGGCCCTCGGCTCGCCATGCCCTATCCCCCGGTGCCTGGGTTGTGTGCCCATCATTCACTGCACCCCGTGACTCTCCgaacaacatgaaacacttaaatgtagcatacgtctaaaacaaataaaacatttagaacatacaacTGCAACATATATGTAAAACATATGCATATAAAACACTtttaacttgcaacatgaaaacacttgatgcaacataagactaaaacagattaaacatttgagcaaacacttgcaatatacctctgaagcacttgcaacatatgccacATGTACAtcatcccgatctatttttgcagcatccacatgaaacactttGCAACATacccctgaaacacttgaaacatatatttaTAACATAGGGGAGAGAGAGGCCGGGGCTGGTCTATTTCGGGCGTCGGGGTGGGAGCCGGTAGTGAGCGACGGcatgcgagcaccaccagcaccggccacgcttgtgggtgcccttggctcgacCGGAAACGACTTGAGGCGCCTCGACACATGCGCCCAGCGGCCATCAGTAAGGGCAGCGGCGTGCGCGACGGCATGGGAGCGAGCGGTGCAGGTGGGGCGCGCTGTGGGCAGGAGCGAGGAGCAAGAGGCGCGGATGGGGCATGCGATGGGCGGGAGCGAGGAGGGAGCGATGCGGATAGGATGTGCATCGTGGGGGAGGCATCAACAGTGAGGCGGAGTCCGGACGAACGAACGCCCGCACCAGAACATTATGGAAAGTAGTAGGCTGTTGTACACTTACATAGTTCCGGACATTCACATATGAGGTGACTTTTATTCAAGTTCTCTTGCTAGATTATAAGAACGTCTAGAAGCAAATACATCATGTCCTTATCAgaatatgatatttagtactgCCTGAATGCCCCAATCTCTGAAGGAGTTGCTAAGAAGAAGTGCTCGTCCTATTGGCTTGGATGGTGCTTAATACGAGGAACCCATTTACAGAGCACGCGTCACAAGGAAATAAATCAATAAGCATCATGAACACACAGACGTACGTTCCCATGTACTATCACCGAACCACATATACTGCTTCAGCATGCACCGCCTCGGAATCCGACCTTACCACGGCCGGCGTCGTAGAGCACCTCGAGCGTACGCTGATTCACGTTGCCGATGATGCCGAGGCCGACGTCAGGCCCTGACTCCCGGAAGGCGACGCAGTCCTTCACCAGAATCCCATTGGGGACGTCGAGGTCGATGGTGGCGCCGCCACTGAACGTGAGCGCGACCCTCGGCACGGTGACATTGCTGTAACCAGTGAAGTTGTAGCAGGTGTCAAAGTCCTCGCTTGGCACCAGGGGGTACTCTTTCATGGCCTTCCGGAGCGCTGCCTCCAGCGCCTTGTATGCAGTTTCCGGGAGCTCCGTGACGACCGTGCCGGAGTCTACGAGCATGCCACCACGGAACGCCGATTGCGGGATGTCCAGCAGCTTCCCACCCACGCTGATGCCTGTCATCGTCACCATGTATGACGTTGCGTCCATCGGCAGGTGCCACATCGGCGTGAACACGAAGGCCGACGTGTTGGCGCTCGGCGGCGTGCCGAGGGCTAGGAACCCCGCTTCGCTTTTCAGCGCCGGGAGGCAGTACGAGAAGACGCCACCGTAAACCGAAGACGTCTGCACGATGAGCGACTCCGGCGCGCCTCCGAGACCCAAGATGCCTCCGAGACCCAAGATGCCGTCGTCGGGTTCGCGCTGGTCGCGGCCACAGCCGAAATGGAAATCCTTGACGGTGATCCCCGGAGCCAGCGTCAGCGTCTCATTGCTGTACACACCCCTCGTACGCAAGCCGGATCCGTACTCGACGGAGTATCCGCACTGGGTTCCGCCGCTGGTGCAGCCGTTCTTGTAGTGGTTTCCGAGCTTCCGGCACGTGTCGGTGTCGCAGGTGATGGGAGCGTACGTGGAAGACTTGCTGGGATCAAAGAGAGGATCTTTCTGCGGGTAGCACTTGGTGGAGTTGCACGGCGCGCACTGCACCCACGTGACGTCGCTGCCGGTGTCCACGAGGAGGACTTGCGGCACGGATGGCGTGCCGAAGCCCAGCGTGACGACGTACTCCAGCGAGTCCACAGAACCACCTAGGTGGGTAGGGATGGTCACGGCGGCAGCATCTCGCGTACTCGCCATGCCCATGGACGCTCGGCTCTTGATGTAGTTCGTGCGGGCGCGGCTACGGCGGAGCGTCTCGGAGAAGGACGGCATCGGCACGTCAGAGTACTGTGACGGCGCGCACGGCCCGTACCGGTGCGCTAGTGGCACTGACGCAGTAGCGCTGCTGGGCTCCAGATTCACTGAAAGTCATCATGCGTATAAATGGTTACGTGATCTCAAATGTGCAGGCGGCCAAACAAGTGACAGACGACGAAATATTGAGGTCTCACTCACGTACCTCTGGATGCAGAGCATACTACTTCTGGCTCATAAGACCTGCGTGGCACCACTACAAACCCATGCTCGTTGCCTCCATGAGCGATGTAGCAGCAGTAGCTACACAAGACAACGAACAGAAGCAGAGGAGAACCCATGGAAAAATATGTGCACTCTGAACAAAGGACAGGATGAGGACGAACTAGCTTATCATAGATGAATTATATAGGCATGTCTCAACTTGGATTCACAGATATCCGCCGTGAGGGCGCGAAGACTGCTAAGATGAAATGTCTTGTTATCAGTATCCAGGAGTCCTCAAACTCTTAGTAGGACGAGATTTCCTATTTGTCGTTTGTGTGTTGCTGCTTTGCCACGTAC includes these proteins:
- the LOC136525326 gene encoding aspartyl protease family protein At5g10770-like, which translates into the protein MGSPLLLFVVLCSYCCYIAHGGNEHGFVVVPRRSYEPEVVCSASRVNLEPSSATASVPLAHRYGPCAPSQYSDVPMPSFSETLRRSRARTNYIKSRASMGMASTRDAAAVTIPTHLGGSVDSLEYVVTLGFGTPSVPQVLLVDTGSDVTWVQCAPCNSTKCYPQKDPLFDPSKSSTYAPITCDTDTCRKLGNHYKNGCTSGGTQCGYSVEYGSGLRTRGVYSNETLTLAPGITVKDFHFGCGRDQREPDDGILGLGGILGLGGAPESLIVQTSSVYGGVFSYCLPALKSEAGFLALGTPPSANTSAFVFTPMWHLPMDATSYMVTMTGISVGGKLLDIPQSAFRGGMLVDSGTVVTELPETAYKALEAALRKAMKEYPLVPSEDFDTCYNFTGYSNVTVPRVALTFSGGATIDLDVPNGILVKDCVAFRESGPDVGLGIIGNVNQRTLEVLYDAGRGKVGFRGGAC